From Eptesicus fuscus isolate TK198812 chromosome 22, DD_ASM_mEF_20220401, whole genome shotgun sequence, a single genomic window includes:
- the PDC gene encoding phosducin — MEEAKNPSLEEDFEGQATHTGPKGVIHDWRKFKLESEDNDSVPPSKKEILRQMSSPQSRDDKDSKERFSRKMSIQEYELIHQDKEDETCLRKYRRQCMQDMHQKLSFGPIYGFVYELETGEQFLETIEKEKKITTIIVHIYEEGIKGCDALNRSLTCLAAEYPVVKFCKIKASDTGAGDRFSSEVLPTLLVYKGGELISNFISVADQFAEEFFAGDVESFLNEYGLLPEREIYALEQTNMEEDIE; from the exons ATGGAAGAAGCCAAAAACCCAAGTTTGGAAGAAGACTTTGAAGGACAGGCGACACATACAG GACCCAAAGGAGTAATACATGATTGGAGAAAGTTTAAATTAGAGAGCGAAGATAATGACTCAGTCCCACCAAGCAAGAAGGAGATTCTCAGACAAATGTCTTCTCCTCAGAGTAGGGATGACAAAGACTCAAAAGAAAGATTCAGCAGAAAG ATGAGCATTCAAGAATATGAACTAATCCACCAAGACAAAGAAGATGAAACTTGCCTTCGTAAATACCGTAGACAGTGTATGCAGGATATGCACCAGAAGCTGAGTTTTGGGCCTATATATGGGTTTGTGTATGAGCTGGAAACTGGGGAGCAATTCCTGGAGACCattgaaaaggagaagaaaatcaCCACAATCATTGTTCACATTTATGAAGAGGGCATTAAGGGCTGTGATGCTCTAAACAGGAGCCTAACATGCCTTGCAGCCGAATACCCTGTGGTCaagttttgtaaaataaaagcttctgaTACAGGTGCCGGGGACCGCTTTTCCTCTGAGGTACTCCCCACACTGCTCGTCTACAAGGGTGGGGAACTCATAAGCAATTTTATTAGTGTTGCTGACCAGTTTGCTGAAGAATTTTTTGCTGGGGATGTGGAGTCTTTCCTAAATGAATATGGGTTACTACCTGAAAGAGAGATATATGCCCTAGAGCAGACAAACATGGAAGAAGATATTGAGTAA